A window of the Phragmites australis chromosome 20, lpPhrAust1.1, whole genome shotgun sequence genome harbors these coding sequences:
- the LOC133902222 gene encoding cytochrome P450 78A9-like, giving the protein MATPDDRGSWLLYMSLAAKCGGDQPHCLAGFLLTCALALLVTCLLYWSFPGGPAWGRWWWMWRGLRLGGAAVPGPRGLPVIGSMWLMTGLAHRKLAAAAESLRARRLMAFSLGETRVVVAAHPDVAREILNSPAFADRPIKETAYRLLFNRAIGFAPHGAYWRALRRVASTHLFSPWQVAASGAQRAVISRQMVSALAGASAASLDVEVRRILRRASLHNVMWSVFGRRYDLELDPGKENPETRELRSLVDEGYDLLGQLNWSDHLPWLARFDLQSTRARCARLVPRVNRFVGSIIDEHRARHDHRLAPPAAMDFTDVLLSLQGNDRLADSDMIAVLWEMVFRGTDTVAVLIEWVLARLVLHPDVQARVHDELDRVVGPARAVTESDSGSLVYLHAVIKEVLRLHPPGPLLSWARLATSDVHVDGFLIPAGTTAMVNMWAITHDPDVWAEPMEFRPDRFLGSTELPIMGSDLRLAPFGAGRRSCPGKSLAMATVAFWLATLLHEFELLPSPNPARGVDLSEVLRLSCEMAAPLAVTARHRRAV; this is encoded by the exons ATGGCGACTCCTGATGACCGTGGCAGCTGGCTGCTGTACATGTCCCTGGCCGCCAAATGCGGCGGCGATCAGCCGCACTGCCTTGCCGGTTTTCTGCTGACTTGCGCCCTCGCGCTCCTCGTCACTTGCCTCCTTTACTGGTCCTTCCCAGGAGGGCCGGCGTGGGGAAGGTGGTGGTGGATGTGGCGGGGTCTGCGGCTCGGGGGCGCGGCCGTCCCGGGGCCGAGGGGGCTGCCGGTGATCGGGAGCATGTGGCTCATGACGGGACTGGCGCACCGCAAGCTCGCGGCGGCAGCCGAGAGCCTGCGCGCTCGGCGGCTGATGGCGTTCTCCCTCGGCGAGACGCGGGTGGTGGTGGCCGCGCACCCGGACGTGGCGAGGGAGATCCTCAACAGCCCAGCGTTCGCGGACCGGCCCATCAAGGAGACGGCGTACAGGCTCCTGTTCAACCGCGCCATCGGGTTCGCACCGCACGGCGCATACTGGCGCGCGCTTCGCCGCGTGGCGTCCACGCACCTCTTCTCCCCGTGGCAGGTCGCGGCCTCAGGCGCGCAGCGCGCGGTGATCTCGCGCCAGATGGTCAGCGCCCTGGCGGGCGCGTCGGCCGCCAGTCTCGACGTCGAGGTTCGGCGCATCCTGCGACGCGCGTCCCTGCACAACGTGATGTGGTCGGTGTTCGGCCGCCGTTACGATCTGGAGCTGGATCCCGGCAAGGAAAACCCGGAGACCCGGGAGCTGAGGAGCCTAGTCGACGAAGGATACGACCTGCTGGGCCAGCTCAACTGGTCCGACCACCTCCCCTGGCTTGCGCGCTTCGACCTGCAGAGCACCCGGGCCAGGTGCGCGCGCCTCGTCCCGCGCGTCAACCGCTTCGTCGGCAGCATCATCGACGAGCACCGCGCCCGTCATGACCACCGCTTGGCTCCACCCGCCGCCATGGACTTCACCGACGTCCTGCTCTCGCTGCAAGGCAACGATCGGCTCGCCGACTCCGACATGATCGCCGTTCTTTGG GAAATGGTGTTTCGTGGCACGGACACCGTGGCCGTGCTGATCGAGTGGGTCTTAGCCAGGCTCGTGCTGCACCCTGACGTGCAGGCTCGTGTCCACGACGAACTGGACCGCGTGGTCGGACCTGCCCGGGCCGTCACCGAGTCTGACTCGGGGTCACTGGTCTACCTCCACGCTGTGATCAAAGAAGTACTCAGGCTCCACCCGCCGGGCCCACTGCTCTCGTGGGCACGTCTGGCCACGTCAGATGTACACGTGGACGGGTTCCTTATCCCTGCTGGCACCACTGCCATGGTGAACATGTGGGCCATAACACATGACCCTGACGTGTGGGCCGAGCCGATGGAGTTCCGTCCCGACCGGTTCCTTGGCTCGACCGAGCTCCCTATAATGGGGTCTGATCTTAGGCTCGCGCCGTTCGGGGCCGGCCGGCGGAGCTGCCCGGGGAAGAGTCTCGCCATGGCCACCGTGGCATTCTGGCTCGCCACGCTGCTGCACGAGTTCGAGCTGCTACCCTCCCCCAACCCGGCACGCGGCGTCGACCTGTCGGAGGTGCTGAGGCTGTCATGCGAGATGGCTGCGCCGCTGGCGGTGACGGCGAGGCATCGGCGAGCGGTGTGA
- the LOC133901366 gene encoding rab GTPase-activating protein 22-like: MKALRRSSTSSSSSPTAASSPPLSSWIHIRSLLVAAASSSSSSSSAAGSTVAVASAVAAASSSSSPASSSPHSDRGGIKSPWSRRKRKKALSREQWDSLFSANGKLLDGGKKFLKKVRSGGIEPGIRAEVWPFLLGIYDLNSSEEDRNTVKLKKRKEYEKLRRQCQQILNGYKGNGLKAITEVNNEECSGLEGTAEGSESPFFEGANVVSASVSLEELKPEHSEAEQPEDTPYIVVECMEEDANELTYADPCIAESESSDSESSDEDDPGRISMYGEENCDPDPKFTRSTSFKVDFFRSSRTSEDFATWQRIIRLDAIRSNTEWIMFSRDQAEVSKERALQCAASVGLKDYDHLEPCMIYHATRLVGLLEAYAVYDPEIGYCQGMSDLLSPIIAVMEDDDEAFWCFVGFMRKARHNFRLDEVGIRRQLKIVSQIIKRKDSHLYRHLQKLQAEDCFFVYRMVVVLFRRELTFEQTVCLWEVMWADQAAIRAGIGRSTWGRIRLRAPPTDNLLLYAIAACVLQRRKLIIEKYSSMDEILRECNSMAGQLDVWRLLDDAHDLVVNLHDKI, translated from the exons ATGAAGGCGCTGCGGCGATCCAGtacctcgtcctcgtcgtcgccgacgGCCGCATCCTCCCCGCCGTTGTCGTCTTGGATCCACATCCGGTCGCTCCTCGTCGCAgccgcgtcgtcgtcgtcctcctcctcctcggcagcGGGGAGCACGGTGGCCGTGGCGTCTGCTGTGGCGGCTGCCTCGTCTTCGTCCTCTCCGGCGTCGTCCTCGCCGCACTCGGATCG GGGTGGTATTAAATCTCCATGGTCtcgaaggaaaagaaaaaaggcacTTTCTCGTGAACAGTGGGACAGTCTGTTTTCGGCAAATGGGAAGCTTCTTGATGGAGGAAAGAAGTTTCTCAAGAAAGTTCGCAGTGGG GGTATTGAACCAGGTATTAGGGCTGAAGTTTGGCCCTTCCTACTAGGAAT CTATGATTTGAATAGCTCTGAAGAGGATAGGAATACTGTCAAGCTCAAGAAAAG GAAAGAGTATGAAAAGCTGAGGCGGCAGTGCCAACAAATTCTGAATGGCTACAAGGGAAATGGATTAAAGGCGATAACTGAAGTTAATAATGAGGAGTGTTCTGGTTTAGAGGGTACTGCTGAAGGATCAGAATCTCCTTTTTTCGAAGGTGCCAATGTTGTAAGTGCTTCTGTGTCACTTGAGGAGCTAAAACCTGAACACAGCGAGGCTGAGCAACCTGAGGACACACCCTATATTGTCGTAGAATGTATGGAGGAAGACGCAAATGAGTTAACTTATGCAGATCCATGCATAGCAGAGTCAGAATCTTCTGACTCTGAATCATCTGATGAGGATGACCCTGGAAGGATATCTATGTATGGTGAGGAGAATTGTGATCCAGATCCTAAATTTACTAGGAGCACTTCATTCAAGGTGGATTTTTTTAGGTCTAGCAGAACCTCAGAGGACTTTGCCACATGGCAGCGCATCATAAGGTTGGATGCTATCCGGTCCAACACTGAATGGATTATGTTCTCCCGTGACCAGGCTGAAGTTTCCAAAGAGAGAGCATTGCAGTGTGCAGCATCTGTTGGGTTGAAAGATTATGATCACTTAGAGCCCTGTATGATTTATCATGCCACTCGATTAGTTGGACTGCTTGAAGCATATGCAGTCTACGACCCAGAGATCGGCTACTGCCAAGGTATGAGTGATCTCTTATCACCTATAATTGCAGtgatggaggatgatgatgaagcaTTTTGGTGCTTTGTGGGTTTCATGCGGAAAGCAAGACACAATTTCAGGCTTGATGAGGTTGGAATACGAAGGCAGTTGAAGATTGTCTCTCAGATTATCAAACGTAAAGACTCGCACCTGTATAGGCATCTGCAGAAGTTGCAGGCTGAGGACTGTTTCTTTGTGTACAGAATGGTGGTGGTTCTCTTCAGGAGGGAGCTCACTTTTGAGCAGACAGTGTGTCTGTGGGAGGTTATGTGGGCTGATCAAGCAGCCATACGAGCCGGGATTGGGAGGTCCACCTGGGGAAGAATAAGGCTGCGTGCTCCGCCAACCGACAACTTGTTGCTTTATGCCATCGCTGCGTGTGTCCTGCAGAGGAGGAAGCTAATAATCGAAAAGTATAGTAGCATGGACGAGATATTGCGAGAGTGCAATAGCATGGCTGGGCAGCTAGACGTCTGGAGGCTACTAGATGATGCACATGACCTGGTTGTTAACCTTCATGATAAAATTTGA
- the LOC133901855 gene encoding protein TILLER ANGLE CONTROL 1 isoform X2: protein MGLKVFNWLNQKMHSNTEYWTIHGNKAMEEKEDSVRRSVAEKDTEALLLRDVLLNGILAIGTFGHHVDSLCPEACIEGGGLIMVEDNLEEEKYEEDRNDKVKEDTLATAPSEPSPVVEPVKMHSSSMKEDNFTCFVKEEILMHEVEDGGVANIQERPLLMVEKVEKVRTTLADLFAAEAFSSSAPGETNYQNITIAAGPSTSKPTPCMEKMHQKKPTKPIPKPLKATRKLSQVMRKMLGKKIHPEQLNGRSNAESPLTA, encoded by the exons ATGGGTCTAAAG GTGTTTAATTGGCTGAATCAAAAGATGCATTCTAATACCGAGTACTGGACGATCCATGGGAACAAAG CcatggaggagaaggaagatTCTGTGCGTCGGAGTGTGGCTGAGAAGGACACTGAAGCCCTACTGCTCCGTGATGTTCTTCTTAACGGTATACTTGCAATTGGCACATTTGGTCACCACGTAGACTCCCTCTGTCCTGAGGCCTGCATTGAAGGTGGTGGTCTCATCATGGTTGAAGATAATTTGGAGGAAGAGAAATATGAAGAGGATAGGAATGATAAGGTCAAAGAAGACACATTGGCTACAGCACCAAGTGAACCATCACCTGTTGTTGAGCCTGTCAAGATGCATTCATCATCGATGAAAGAAGACAACTTCACGTGTTTTGTAAAAGAAGAAATCCTGATGCATGAGGTGGAAGATGGGGGTGTTGCCAATATCCAGGAACGACCACTTCTGATGGTAGAGAAGGTGGAGAAAGTAAGAACTACACTTGCTGATTTATTTGCTGCAGAAGCATTCTCATCAAGTGCTCCAGGGGAGACGAATTACCAGAATATCACCATTGCTGCTGGACCGTCCACTTCAAAGCCTACACCATGCATGGAAAAGATGCATCAGAAGAAACCAACAAAGCCAATACCAAAGCCACTGAAGGCTACAAGAAAATTAAGTCAG GTCATGAGGAAGATGTTAGGGAAGAAGATCCACCCAGAGCAGCTCAACGGGCGTAGCAATGCAGAGAGCCCTCTTACTGCATGA
- the LOC133901855 gene encoding protein TILLER ANGLE CONTROL 1 isoform X1, translated as MGLKVFNWLNQKMHSNTEYWTIHGNKAMEEKEDSVRRSVAEKDTEALLLRDVLLNGILAIGTFGHHVDSLCPEACIEGGGLIMVEDNLEEEKYEEDRNDKVKEDTLATAPSEPSPVVEPVKMHSSSMKEDNFTCFVKEEILMHEVEDGGVANIQERPLLMVEKVEKVRTTLADLFAAEAFSSSAPGETNYQNITIAAGPSTSKPTPCMEKMHQKKPTKPIPKPLKATRKLSQKVMRKMLGKKIHPEQLNGRSNAESPLTA; from the exons ATGGGTCTAAAG GTGTTTAATTGGCTGAATCAAAAGATGCATTCTAATACCGAGTACTGGACGATCCATGGGAACAAAG CcatggaggagaaggaagatTCTGTGCGTCGGAGTGTGGCTGAGAAGGACACTGAAGCCCTACTGCTCCGTGATGTTCTTCTTAACGGTATACTTGCAATTGGCACATTTGGTCACCACGTAGACTCCCTCTGTCCTGAGGCCTGCATTGAAGGTGGTGGTCTCATCATGGTTGAAGATAATTTGGAGGAAGAGAAATATGAAGAGGATAGGAATGATAAGGTCAAAGAAGACACATTGGCTACAGCACCAAGTGAACCATCACCTGTTGTTGAGCCTGTCAAGATGCATTCATCATCGATGAAAGAAGACAACTTCACGTGTTTTGTAAAAGAAGAAATCCTGATGCATGAGGTGGAAGATGGGGGTGTTGCCAATATCCAGGAACGACCACTTCTGATGGTAGAGAAGGTGGAGAAAGTAAGAACTACACTTGCTGATTTATTTGCTGCAGAAGCATTCTCATCAAGTGCTCCAGGGGAGACGAATTACCAGAATATCACCATTGCTGCTGGACCGTCCACTTCAAAGCCTACACCATGCATGGAAAAGATGCATCAGAAGAAACCAACAAAGCCAATACCAAAGCCACTGAAGGCTACAAGAAAATTAAGTCAG AAGGTCATGAGGAAGATGTTAGGGAAGAAGATCCACCCAGAGCAGCTCAACGGGCGTAGCAATGCAGAGAGCCCTCTTACTGCATGA